One window from the genome of Streptomyces sp. NBC_00708 encodes:
- a CDS encoding amino acid ABC transporter permease: protein MSSVLYDAQGPRAKRRNILYTVLFVLAAGAVLWWVYDGLAEKHQLDWVKWKPFFAGTQAWETFIWPGFQNTIKAAFFALIIALPLGALFGIGRLSDHRWVRVSGGVVVEFFRAIPVLLLMVIANQAYAEYTDLDPDTRLLYAVVTGLVLYNASVLAEIVRAGILTLPRGQTDAAKAIGMRKGQTMVFVLLPQAVTAMLPAIVSQLVVIVKDTALGGAVLSYPELLASVRPMSANYGSNTIACFTIVALVYLALNFALTSFASWLERWLRRGKKSTGAVVGTGPGGELETIGAPSLKVDDGSAA, encoded by the coding sequence ATGAGTTCCGTCCTCTACGACGCACAGGGCCCCCGCGCCAAGCGGCGCAACATCCTGTACACCGTCCTCTTCGTGCTGGCCGCCGGGGCGGTGCTGTGGTGGGTGTACGACGGCCTCGCCGAGAAGCACCAGCTCGACTGGGTCAAGTGGAAGCCGTTCTTCGCCGGCACCCAGGCGTGGGAGACGTTCATCTGGCCGGGCTTCCAGAACACGATCAAGGCGGCGTTCTTCGCTCTGATCATCGCTCTGCCGCTGGGCGCGCTGTTCGGCATCGGACGGCTCTCGGACCACCGCTGGGTCCGCGTTTCCGGCGGGGTGGTCGTGGAATTCTTCCGCGCCATTCCCGTACTGCTCCTGATGGTCATCGCGAACCAGGCGTACGCCGAGTACACCGATCTCGACCCGGACACCCGTCTGCTGTACGCCGTGGTGACGGGCCTGGTGCTCTACAACGCCTCGGTGCTCGCCGAGATCGTGCGCGCCGGCATCCTGACGCTCCCCCGCGGACAGACGGACGCGGCGAAGGCGATCGGTATGCGCAAGGGCCAGACGATGGTCTTCGTGCTGCTGCCGCAGGCGGTCACCGCGATGCTGCCGGCTATCGTCAGCCAGCTCGTGGTGATCGTGAAGGACACCGCCCTCGGCGGCGCGGTGCTCAGCTACCCGGAGCTGCTGGCTTCGGTACGGCCGATGTCCGCGAACTACGGGTCGAACACCATCGCGTGCTTCACGATCGTCGCGTTGGTCTACCTGGCGCTGAACTTTGCCCTGACGTCCTTCGCGAGCTGGCTGGAGCGGTGGCTCCGGCGCGGGAAGAAGAGCACGGGCGCTGTCGTGGGCACCGGACCGGGGGGCGAGCTGGAGACGATCGGTGCGCCGTCGCTCAAGGTGGACGACGGAAGCGCCGCCTGA
- a CDS encoding amino acid ABC transporter permease, whose product MFDFLDGYDLLGAFWVTVKLTVFSALGSLIWGTLLAGMKVSPVPLMRGFATGYVNVVRNIPLTVIILFASLGLYSTLGIALGSSDIKGINFRLAVLAFVVYTASFVCEALRSGINTVPVGQAEAARALGLSFTQVLRLIVLPQAFRSVVNPLSNVLIALTKNTTVAAAIGVAEASYLMKEMIENEAQLLLISGVFILGFIVLTLPTGLILGWVAKKVAVKR is encoded by the coding sequence GTGTTCGACTTTCTTGATGGTTACGACCTGCTGGGGGCCTTCTGGGTCACGGTGAAGCTCACCGTGTTCTCCGCCCTCGGCTCCCTCATATGGGGAACGCTGCTGGCCGGCATGAAGGTCAGCCCGGTCCCCCTGATGCGCGGCTTCGCGACCGGATATGTGAACGTGGTGCGGAACATCCCGCTGACCGTGATCATTCTGTTCGCGTCGCTGGGCCTGTACTCGACACTCGGCATCGCCCTCGGCTCCTCCGACATCAAGGGCATCAACTTCCGGCTCGCGGTGCTCGCCTTCGTCGTCTACACCGCGTCGTTCGTGTGCGAGGCCCTGCGCTCGGGCATCAACACGGTGCCGGTCGGCCAGGCGGAGGCGGCTCGGGCGCTCGGGCTCAGCTTCACCCAGGTGCTGCGGCTGATCGTGCTCCCGCAGGCGTTCCGGTCGGTGGTCAACCCGCTGTCCAACGTGCTCATCGCGCTGACGAAGAACACCACCGTCGCAGCGGCGATCGGGGTCGCGGAAGCCTCGTACCTGATGAAGGAAATGATCGAGAACGAGGCCCAGCTGCTGCTGATCTCGGGTGTGTTCATCCTCGGCTTCATCGTCCTGACCCTCCCGACCGGCCTCATCCTCGGCTGGGTCGCCAAGAAGGTGGCGGTGAAGCGATGA
- a CDS encoding glutamate ABC transporter substrate-binding protein: protein MQLRKVTAASAAVLALALTATACGSDDKDDSASGGGKKITIGIKIDQPGIGLKTPDGKYTGFDVDVATYVAKELGYDAKNIEFKETKSADRETAISRGDVKFIVASYSINDERLKKVDFAGPYLLAHQDILVRADDNSIKKPEDLNNKKLCSVTGSTSAQNIHDTLAPKAQLQEYGGYSECLTGLENKAVDALTTDDSILAGYASQDANKGKFKLAGFKMTNENYGIGLKKGDADLKKKINDALTKMVSDGSWQKAVDANFGPAGYKNEDAPKIGNVVK, encoded by the coding sequence ATGCAGCTTCGTAAGGTCACCGCCGCCTCGGCCGCCGTGCTCGCCCTCGCTCTCACCGCAACCGCCTGTGGTTCCGACGACAAGGACGACTCGGCTTCGGGTGGCGGCAAGAAGATCACCATCGGCATCAAGATCGACCAGCCGGGTATCGGCCTGAAGACCCCGGACGGCAAGTACACCGGCTTCGACGTCGACGTCGCCACGTACGTCGCCAAGGAGCTCGGCTACGACGCCAAGAACATCGAGTTCAAGGAGACGAAGAGCGCCGACCGCGAGACGGCGATCTCGCGCGGTGACGTGAAGTTCATCGTCGCCTCCTACTCCATCAACGACGAGCGTCTGAAGAAGGTCGACTTCGCCGGTCCGTACCTCCTCGCCCACCAGGACATCCTGGTTCGCGCGGACGACAACTCGATCAAGAAGCCCGAGGACCTGAACAACAAGAAGCTCTGCTCGGTCACCGGCTCGACCTCGGCGCAGAACATCCACGACACGCTGGCCCCGAAGGCGCAGCTCCAGGAGTACGGCGGCTACTCCGAGTGCCTGACCGGCCTCGAGAACAAGGCCGTCGACGCGCTGACCACGGACGACAGCATCCTCGCCGGCTACGCCTCGCAGGACGCCAACAAGGGCAAGTTCAAGCTGGCCGGCTTCAAGATGACCAACGAGAACTACGGCATCGGCCTGAAGAAGGGCGACGCCGACCTCAAGAAGAAGATCAACGACGCGCTGACCAAGATGGTCTCGGACGGCTCGTGGCAGAAGGCCGTGGACGCGAACTTCGGTCCCGCCGGCTACAAGAACGAGGACGCTCCGAAGATCGGCAACGTCGTCAAGTGA
- a CDS encoding amino acid ABC transporter ATP-binding protein gives MSGVSVTKGAEDAAPAPGGDLVVLSNVNKHFGALHVLQDIDLTIARGEVVVVIGPSGSGKSTLCRTINRLETIDSGAITIDGKPLPAEGKELARLRADVGMVFQSFNLFAHKTVLENVMLGQLKVRKTDKKAAEDKARSLLDRVGVGTQADKYPSQLSGGQQQRVAIARALAMDPKVMLFDEPTSALDPEMINEVLEVMQQLAREGMTMVVVTHEMGFARSAANRVVFMADGKIVEEATPDQFFSNPRSDRAKDFLSKILHH, from the coding sequence ATGAGCGGAGTTTCAGTGACCAAGGGCGCCGAGGACGCTGCACCCGCGCCCGGTGGCGATCTGGTGGTGCTGAGCAACGTCAACAAGCACTTCGGCGCGCTGCATGTGCTCCAGGACATCGACCTGACGATCGCCCGCGGCGAAGTCGTGGTCGTCATCGGGCCGTCCGGGTCCGGGAAGTCCACGCTGTGCCGCACGATCAACCGCCTGGAGACGATCGACTCGGGTGCGATCACGATCGACGGGAAGCCGCTGCCCGCTGAGGGCAAGGAGCTGGCGCGGCTGCGTGCCGATGTCGGCATGGTCTTCCAGTCGTTCAACCTGTTCGCCCACAAGACGGTCCTCGAGAACGTGATGCTCGGGCAGCTGAAGGTCCGCAAGACGGACAAGAAGGCGGCCGAGGACAAGGCGCGTTCGCTGCTCGACCGGGTGGGCGTCGGAACCCAGGCCGACAAGTACCCCTCCCAGCTCTCCGGCGGCCAGCAGCAGCGTGTGGCGATCGCCCGTGCCCTGGCGATGGACCCGAAGGTCATGCTCTTCGACGAGCCGACCTCGGCCCTCGACCCGGAGATGATCAACGAGGTGCTGGAGGTCATGCAGCAGCTCGCCCGCGAGGGCATGACGATGGTCGTCGTCACCCACGAGATGGGCTTCGCGCGCTCCGCGGCGAACCGGGTCGTCTTCATGGCGGACGGAAAGATCGTCGAAGAGGCCACGCCCGACCAGTTCTTCAGCAACCCGCGCAGTGACCGGGCCAAGGACTTCCTGTCGAAGATCCTTCACCACTGA
- a CDS encoding response regulator transcription factor has protein sequence MRLLLVEDDNHVAAALSAILARHGFQVVHARSGDEALQALLPTDTEPFGVVLLDLGLPDQDGYEVCGKIRKRSSVPVIMVTARADVRSRIHGLNLGADDYVTKPYDTGELLARIHAVSRRKASNEDTVSTPVAALRLGHVSIELPTRRVSVDGSEVQLTRKEFDLLALLAQRPGVVFRREQIISEVWRTSWEGTGRTLEVHVASLRSKLRLPALIETVRGVGYRLVSPSA, from the coding sequence ATGAGACTGCTGCTCGTCGAGGACGACAACCACGTCGCCGCCGCCCTGTCCGCGATCCTCGCCCGGCACGGCTTCCAGGTGGTCCACGCCCGCAGCGGCGACGAGGCCCTGCAGGCGCTCCTGCCCACCGACACCGAGCCCTTCGGCGTCGTGCTGCTCGATCTCGGGCTGCCCGACCAGGACGGCTACGAGGTGTGCGGCAAGATCCGCAAGCGCAGTTCCGTGCCGGTGATCATGGTGACCGCCCGTGCCGACGTGCGCTCGCGCATCCACGGACTCAATCTGGGCGCCGACGACTACGTGACCAAGCCGTACGACACCGGCGAGCTGCTGGCCCGTATCCACGCGGTCAGCCGGCGCAAGGCGAGCAACGAGGACACCGTGTCCACACCCGTCGCCGCACTGCGTCTCGGGCACGTCAGCATCGAGCTGCCCACGCGCCGGGTCAGCGTCGACGGGAGCGAAGTGCAGCTCACCCGTAAGGAGTTCGATCTGCTCGCCCTGCTCGCCCAGCGGCCCGGTGTGGTCTTCCGCCGCGAACAGATCATCAGCGAGGTGTGGCGTACCAGCTGGGAGGGAACGGGCCGGACCCTGGAGGTGCACGTCGCCTCGCTCCGTTCCAAGCTGCGGCTGCCCGCACTGATCGAGACGGTGCGCGGGGTCGGCTACCGCCTCGTCTCCCCGTCCGCGTAG
- a CDS encoding HAMP domain-containing histidine kinase, which produces MRTRLLPLLIILMASVLLALGFPLAVSVAAAEQQRVVIDRIDDTARFAALAQFITERTTGYDERRRTLQTELETYNSVYGIRAGVFYRDDSAMAKAPAAWRLPAEGEGRAAFSEALLGRRSHDPPQVWPWQDGRVVVASPVVRDGDVIAVVVIDSPTGQMRGDTIRGWLLIAAGEAVAMLVAVGAAIRLTGWVLLPVKTLDAAAHDIASGRMRSRVAASGGPPELRRLARSFNEMADNVEDVLEQQRAFVADASHQLRNPLAALLLRIELLALELPEGNEEIASVRTEGRRLGQVLDDLLDLALAEHAESDLRLTDIGALTAERVASWRPVAEEKGVRLRAEGPPAVTAWADPIALSSALDAIIDNALKFTPADEEVRVTVASGSRDVTVVVADGGPGLTEQELERVGDRFWRSSQHQNIRGSGLGLSISQALLAAGGGSLSYARKEPYGLSVTVSVPRNDPKG; this is translated from the coding sequence GTGCGTACCCGGCTGCTCCCGCTGCTCATCATCCTGATGGCGAGTGTCCTGCTCGCCCTCGGCTTCCCGCTGGCCGTCAGCGTGGCCGCCGCCGAGCAGCAGCGCGTCGTGATCGACCGCATCGACGACACGGCACGCTTCGCCGCGCTCGCCCAGTTCATCACCGAGCGCACCACCGGCTACGACGAACGGCGCCGTACCCTCCAGACCGAGCTGGAAACGTACAACTCGGTGTACGGCATCCGGGCCGGTGTCTTCTACCGCGACGACTCCGCCATGGCGAAGGCCCCGGCCGCCTGGCGGCTGCCCGCCGAGGGGGAGGGGCGGGCCGCGTTCAGCGAGGCGCTGCTCGGCCGCCGCAGCCACGACCCGCCGCAGGTCTGGCCCTGGCAGGACGGGCGCGTGGTCGTCGCCTCGCCCGTCGTGCGCGACGGCGACGTCATCGCCGTCGTCGTCATCGACTCGCCCACCGGCCAGATGCGCGGCGACACGATCCGCGGCTGGCTGCTGATCGCGGCGGGCGAGGCGGTCGCCATGCTGGTCGCCGTCGGCGCCGCGATCCGCCTCACCGGCTGGGTCCTGCTGCCGGTCAAGACGCTGGACGCGGCCGCCCACGACATCGCCAGCGGCCGGATGCGCTCCCGGGTCGCCGCGTCCGGCGGGCCCCCGGAACTCAGGCGGCTGGCCCGCTCGTTCAACGAGATGGCCGACAACGTCGAAGACGTGCTGGAGCAGCAGCGCGCCTTCGTCGCCGACGCCTCCCACCAGTTGCGCAACCCGCTGGCCGCCCTGCTCCTGCGCATCGAACTCCTCGCCCTCGAACTCCCCGAGGGCAACGAGGAGATCGCCTCCGTGCGCACCGAGGGCCGCCGCCTCGGCCAGGTCCTCGACGACCTGCTCGACCTCGCGCTCGCCGAGCACGCCGAGAGCGACCTCCGGCTCACCGACATCGGGGCGCTCACCGCGGAACGCGTCGCGTCCTGGCGGCCGGTGGCCGAGGAGAAGGGCGTACGGCTCCGGGCCGAGGGTCCGCCCGCCGTCACCGCCTGGGCGGACCCCATCGCCCTGTCCAGCGCGCTGGACGCCATCATCGACAACGCCCTCAAGTTCACACCGGCCGACGAGGAGGTCCGCGTCACGGTCGCCTCCGGCAGCCGGGACGTCACGGTCGTCGTCGCGGACGGCGGCCCCGGCCTCACCGAGCAGGAGCTCGAACGGGTCGGCGACCGTTTCTGGCGCAGCTCCCAGCACCAGAACATCCGGGGCTCGGGCCTCGGCCTCTCCATCTCCCAGGCGCTCCTGGCGGCGGGCGGCGGCTCGCTCTCGTACGCACGCAAGGAGCCGTACGGACTGAGCGTGACGGTCTCCGTGCCCCGCAACGACCCGAAGGGCTGA
- a CDS encoding TAXI family TRAP transporter solute-binding subunit, with protein MLPVLSRIGRRRSLRAGAALAVVLGMLLWWFLPLGDPAPTGTLSFSTGVRSGVYQRYGVRLEAALAKDLPHVSIKLQTSEGSQQNLARVAAGKADFTIATTDAVATYLRARKPGYQRLRGCVRLYDDYIQLIVKRDSDIRSVADLRGRKVAVGQPGSGVKLVADRLMTAAGLDPVNDVTPFPVGIDTMPKLLEEGKLDAFFWSGGLPTTAVADLADRFSIRLVPLEEPLIKQLQAAGGSTRYYRSAVMPADAYRSAQQGQAVPTVAVANVLVTTDRTDAAMTEAFTRTVIDSRDRIGREVHAAQLVDLRTAIYTDPLPLHEGAKRYYRSVKP; from the coding sequence ATGCTCCCGGTCCTGTCCCGAATCGGCCGGCGTCGCTCGCTGCGGGCGGGCGCCGCCCTCGCCGTCGTGCTCGGGATGCTGCTGTGGTGGTTCCTCCCCCTCGGCGACCCGGCGCCCACCGGCACCCTGTCGTTCAGCACCGGGGTGCGCAGCGGCGTCTACCAGCGGTACGGGGTGCGGCTGGAGGCTGCTCTGGCCAAGGATCTGCCCCATGTGTCGATAAAGCTCCAGACGAGCGAGGGCTCGCAGCAGAACCTCGCCAGGGTCGCGGCGGGCAAGGCGGACTTCACCATCGCCACCACCGACGCCGTCGCCACCTATCTGCGCGCCCGCAAGCCCGGCTACCAGCGGCTGCGCGGCTGTGTCCGGCTGTACGACGACTACATACAGCTGATCGTGAAGCGGGACTCCGACATCCGGAGTGTGGCGGACCTGCGGGGCAGGAAGGTCGCCGTGGGGCAGCCGGGGTCCGGTGTGAAGCTGGTCGCCGACCGGTTGATGACGGCCGCCGGCCTCGACCCCGTCAACGACGTCACGCCGTTCCCGGTCGGCATCGACACCATGCCGAAGCTGCTGGAGGAGGGGAAGCTCGACGCGTTCTTCTGGTCCGGCGGGCTCCCCACGACGGCGGTGGCCGATCTGGCGGACCGGTTCTCGATCCGGCTGGTCCCGCTGGAGGAGCCGCTGATCAAGCAGCTCCAGGCGGCGGGCGGCTCCACGCGTTACTACCGCTCGGCCGTGATGCCCGCCGACGCCTACCGCAGCGCGCAGCAGGGCCAGGCCGTCCCCACGGTGGCGGTCGCCAATGTGCTGGTCACCACGGACCGCACGGATGCGGCGATGACCGAGGCGTTCACCCGGACCGTGATCGACAGCCGCGACCGTATCGGGCGCGAGGTGCACGCGGCGCAGCTGGTGGACCTGCGCACGGCCATCTACACGGACCCGCTCCCGCTGCACGAAGGGGCGAAGCGCTACTACCGCTCGGTCAAGCCGTAG
- the miaB gene encoding tRNA (N6-isopentenyl adenosine(37)-C2)-methylthiotransferase MiaB has protein sequence MSSGNRSEAVDVRKSYEVRTYGCQMNVHDSERLSGLLEDAGYVRAPEGSDGDADVVVFNTCAVRENADNKLYGNLGRLAPMKTKRPGMQIAVGGCLAQKDRDTIVRRAPWVDVVFGTHNIGKLPVLLERARIQEEAQVEIAESLEAFPSTLPTRRESAYAAWVSISVGCNNTCTFCIVPALRGKEKDRRTGDILAEIEALVAEGVSEITLLGQNVNAYGSDIGDREAFSKLLRACGKIEGLERVRFTSPHPRDFTDDVIAAMAETPNVMPQLHMPMQSGSDTVLKAMRRSYRQERFLGIIEKVRAAMPDAAISTDIIVGFPGETEEDFEQTMHAVREARFANAFTFQYSKRPGTPAADMEGQIPKEVVQERYMRLSALQEEISWEENKKQVGRTLDVMVAEGEGRKDGATHRLSGRAPDNRLVHFTKPDQDVRPGDVVTVEITYAAPHHLLAEGVPLEVRRTRSGDAWEKRNAAAAAKPAGVMLGLPGIGAPAPLSAAAAPGCGCD, from the coding sequence ATGAGCAGCGGCAACCGGAGCGAAGCAGTGGACGTCAGAAAAAGCTATGAGGTGCGCACCTACGGGTGCCAGATGAACGTCCACGACTCCGAGCGCTTGTCGGGGCTCCTGGAGGACGCCGGATACGTCCGCGCGCCCGAGGGCTCCGACGGCGACGCCGACGTCGTCGTCTTCAACACCTGCGCGGTCCGTGAGAACGCCGACAACAAGCTCTACGGCAACCTCGGCCGGCTCGCCCCGATGAAGACCAAGCGTCCCGGAATGCAGATCGCGGTCGGCGGCTGCCTCGCCCAGAAGGACCGCGACACCATCGTGCGGCGGGCGCCCTGGGTGGACGTCGTCTTCGGTACGCACAACATCGGCAAGCTGCCGGTGCTGCTGGAGCGCGCCCGTATCCAGGAGGAGGCGCAGGTCGAGATCGCCGAATCCCTGGAGGCCTTCCCTTCCACGCTGCCCACCCGCCGCGAATCCGCGTACGCCGCGTGGGTCTCCATCTCCGTGGGCTGCAACAACACCTGCACCTTCTGCATCGTCCCGGCCCTGCGCGGGAAGGAGAAGGACCGCCGCACCGGCGACATCCTCGCCGAGATCGAGGCCCTGGTCGCCGAGGGCGTCTCGGAGATCACCCTGCTCGGCCAGAACGTCAACGCCTACGGCTCCGACATCGGCGACCGCGAGGCCTTCTCCAAGCTGCTGCGCGCCTGCGGGAAGATCGAGGGCCTGGAACGCGTCCGCTTCACCTCGCCGCACCCGCGCGACTTCACCGACGACGTCATCGCCGCCATGGCCGAGACGCCGAATGTGATGCCGCAGCTGCACATGCCGATGCAGTCCGGTTCGGACACGGTCCTCAAGGCGATGCGCCGCTCCTACCGGCAGGAACGCTTCCTCGGGATCATCGAGAAGGTCCGCGCCGCGATGCCCGACGCCGCGATCTCCACCGACATCATCGTCGGCTTCCCCGGTGAGACCGAGGAGGACTTCGAGCAGACCATGCACGCGGTCCGCGAGGCGCGCTTCGCGAACGCCTTCACCTTCCAGTACTCCAAGCGGCCCGGCACGCCCGCCGCCGACATGGAGGGGCAGATCCCCAAGGAGGTCGTCCAGGAGCGCTACATGCGCCTGTCCGCCCTCCAGGAGGAGATCTCCTGGGAGGAGAACAAGAAGCAGGTCGGCCGCACCCTGGACGTCATGGTCGCCGAGGGCGAGGGCCGCAAGGACGGCGCCACCCACCGGCTCTCCGGCCGCGCCCCCGACAACCGCCTGGTCCACTTCACCAAGCCGGACCAGGATGTGCGCCCCGGCGACGTGGTGACCGTCGAGATCACCTATGCCGCCCCGCACCACCTGCTCGCCGAGGGCGTCCCGCTCGAGGTGCGCCGGACCCGCTCGGGCGACGCCTGGGAGAAGCGCAA